From Candidatus Rubidus massiliensis, a single genomic window includes:
- the csoR_2 gene encoding Copper-sensitive operon repressor, which produces MPNDTCCKHSKTQHPSHHEQMPHLNRVSGQIEGIKKMIDEGRYCPEILNQLRAIRSAIKSIELRILDTHLSSCVTEACLSQDQNEQRKKIDEIRELIKRFE; this is translated from the coding sequence ATGCCGAACGATACATGTTGTAAACACAGCAAAACTCAACATCCCTCTCACCACGAACAAATGCCACATTTAAATAGGGTAAGTGGGCAAATAGAGGGGATCAAAAAAATGATTGATGAAGGAAGATATTGTCCCGAGATCTTAAACCAGCTTCGCGCTATTCGTTCAGCTATTAAAAGCATTGAGTTACGCATTTTAGATACACACCTCTCCTCTTGTGTAACTGAGGCTTGTCTTTCACAGGATCAGAATGAACAAAGGAAAAAAATCGACGAAATTCGCGAACTTATTAAACGATTTGAATGA
- the silP_3 gene encoding Silver exporting P-type ATPase, whose translation MAKDPVCGMTVDPKQDTYKFDYQNQQYLFCSQHCLDSFKRKPDEYLHPPSQSQNKSINSPIEYTCPMHPEIVQDHPGNCPICGMALEPKNIEAKVDDAEYKDMRLRFWVGLAFSIPVLLLAMVNMISAFDQIISQNLSRWLQFILSTPVILWAGWPFFKRGWMSIVNRHLNMFSLISLGVGVAYLYSVIAFFFPHAFPASFLHQGEVPLYFETAAIITVLVLLGQVLELKARSQTSQAIKALLGRAAKSARIVVNGEEKEVSIDQVKVGDILRIRPGDKIPVDGKITEGKSTIDESMITGEPIPAEKEIGSSVVGATINQTGSFLMQAEKVGSETLLSRIVQMVAEAQRSRAPIQSLADTVSGYFVPAVILVAILTFIVWAWIGPEPSFVYGLVNAVAVLIIACPCALGLATPMSIMVGMGRGAEAGVLIKNAEALEKLEKVTTIVVDKTGTLTEGKPKLTQVISNENGKENEILRFAAAVEQNSEHPLAASIVQGAKERSISLPKVENFQSITGGGVVGKVENHEVLVGKPNFLQERKINGVATLQQKAQELQKQAQTVMFVAIDGQAVGLITVSDPIKSTTANAIQQLHQLGQKIVMLSGDNEQTAQSVANKLNIDEVHAGVTPDYKQEFVQKAKGKDGFVAMAGDGINDAPALAAADVGIAMGTGTDVAMESANVTLIKGDLVGIVRALHLSHAMMNNIRQNLFLAFIYNILSIPIAAGVLYPFTGLLLNPIIAALAMSLSSVSVIGNALRLREIRL comes from the coding sequence ATGGCTAAAGATCCAGTTTGCGGGATGACAGTTGATCCTAAACAAGATACCTATAAGTTCGATTACCAAAATCAGCAGTATTTATTTTGCAGTCAACATTGTCTGGACAGCTTTAAAAGGAAACCAGATGAATACCTTCATCCGCCATCTCAGTCACAAAATAAATCAATCAACTCCCCTATTGAATATACATGTCCTATGCATCCCGAAATTGTGCAAGATCATCCAGGAAATTGTCCCATTTGCGGGATGGCATTAGAGCCTAAAAATATTGAGGCAAAAGTTGATGATGCAGAATACAAAGATATGCGCCTTAGGTTTTGGGTAGGATTAGCATTTTCTATTCCAGTCCTTCTTTTGGCTATGGTTAATATGATTTCTGCTTTTGATCAAATTATTTCTCAAAATTTGTCTCGATGGCTTCAATTTATTTTAAGTACACCTGTGATTTTATGGGCAGGTTGGCCTTTTTTTAAAAGAGGCTGGATGTCTATAGTCAATCGGCATCTTAATATGTTCAGCTTGATCTCTTTGGGAGTAGGTGTTGCTTATCTCTACAGTGTGATTGCCTTCTTTTTTCCACATGCTTTTCCGGCCTCTTTTTTACATCAGGGAGAGGTTCCTTTATATTTTGAAACAGCAGCTATCATTACGGTATTAGTTTTGCTCGGTCAAGTCCTCGAGCTCAAAGCTAGGAGCCAAACAAGTCAAGCAATCAAAGCCTTGTTAGGAAGAGCAGCCAAGTCAGCTCGCATCGTTGTGAACGGCGAGGAGAAAGAGGTTTCCATTGATCAAGTAAAAGTTGGCGATATTTTGCGTATTCGTCCGGGAGATAAAATCCCGGTTGATGGAAAAATTACTGAAGGGAAAAGTACTATTGATGAGTCTATGATTACTGGTGAGCCTATTCCTGCAGAAAAAGAAATTGGTAGTTCCGTTGTCGGGGCAACTATCAATCAAACCGGTAGTTTTCTAATGCAAGCCGAAAAAGTTGGAAGTGAAACGCTTTTATCCCGCATTGTACAGATGGTAGCAGAGGCACAACGCAGTCGAGCTCCTATCCAGAGTTTGGCTGACACTGTTTCAGGTTATTTCGTTCCAGCAGTGATTTTGGTAGCGATTTTGACTTTTATTGTTTGGGCTTGGATTGGACCTGAGCCTTCATTTGTCTATGGACTTGTCAATGCAGTAGCTGTTCTCATCATTGCCTGTCCTTGTGCTCTTGGTCTTGCAACACCAATGTCTATCATGGTAGGCATGGGAAGAGGCGCAGAAGCTGGTGTTTTGATTAAGAATGCTGAAGCACTTGAGAAACTAGAAAAGGTTACAACAATAGTTGTTGATAAAACAGGCACTTTGACAGAAGGTAAACCAAAACTCACCCAAGTGATTTCAAATGAGAATGGAAAAGAAAATGAAATCTTGCGTTTTGCTGCTGCTGTTGAGCAAAATAGCGAACATCCTTTAGCAGCATCAATTGTTCAAGGTGCTAAAGAAAGATCCATTAGTCTACCTAAAGTTGAAAATTTTCAATCTATTACAGGTGGAGGTGTTGTAGGAAAGGTAGAAAATCATGAAGTTTTGGTAGGAAAGCCTAACTTTTTACAAGAAAGAAAAATCAACGGTGTCGCTACACTTCAGCAAAAAGCTCAGGAGCTTCAAAAACAAGCCCAAACCGTGATGTTTGTGGCTATTGATGGGCAAGCAGTTGGTTTAATTACAGTGAGTGACCCCATTAAAAGCACAACAGCTAATGCAATACAGCAGCTGCATCAACTTGGACAAAAAATTGTGATGCTTTCTGGTGATAACGAGCAGACAGCTCAATCCGTTGCAAATAAATTAAATATTGATGAGGTTCATGCAGGAGTAACACCAGATTACAAGCAAGAATTTGTTCAAAAAGCTAAAGGGAAAGATGGATTTGTTGCGATGGCAGGCGATGGCATCAATGATGCCCCAGCTTTAGCTGCTGCCGACGTTGGAATTGCTATGGGAACAGGAACAGATGTGGCAATGGAAAGCGCCAATGTGACGTTAATAAAAGGAGATTTGGTAGGCATTGTGCGTGCCCTTCACTTAAGTCATGCCATGATGAATAATATTCGCCAAAATCTTTTCTTGGCATTTATTTACAACATTTTAAGCATTCCGATTGCAGCTGGCGTTCTTTATCCTTTTACAGGTTTGCTTCTTAATCCCATTATTGCTGCGTTAGCGATGAGTTTAAGTTCTGTTTCTGTAATTGGAAACGCTTTAAGACTGCGTGAAATTCGACTTTGA
- the copA_3 gene encoding Copper resistance protein A precursor, whose amino-acid sequence MKNFFRLIILGLLCISPLYGQMDHSKMQQQKNDQMDMQMDSKMKNMPMQNHKHNNQREENRQNIQESREETKIENQSDKDKLRHPSVITPNVGSLPWTMDGNVKVFHLIAEPIQREFSPGFWVNCWGYNGSSPGPTIEAIEGDRVRILVTNKLNEPTSIHWHGIILPNGMDGVAGLNQKAIPPGDTFKYEFTLKQNGTFMYHPHADEMFQIAMGMEGFFIIHPKDGDNPPIDRDFAIFLHEWRIPMGSKTPIPFEMLDFNIFTFNSVLYPNIESLVVKTGDRVRIRFGNVMMGTHPIHLHGHEFLVTRRGGKRLPPAAQYSEVTVLVSPGETRDIELIADNPGDWAIHCHKSHHTMNQMQHDLPNLTGINKQGIEERIKQFFPDFMGLMNINGMGDMFEMYGTNEMMDMGFKMKYPQNLSPIGSPGPFGVIEMGGMFTIFKVRDNLTSYADPGWYKHPPGTVAESIHGPNNAQMHDGKKMQNTMMNHPNMHGMQHDMGSMNHETSNMNDMKKFPHAELNRESWFSQEEDKLEPHNQQGNWMQSKPEDSMGHMHGGHSMKMGNMQGMSQEMNMPNQTEGHQMQHMGH is encoded by the coding sequence ATGAAAAATTTCTTTAGATTAATTATTTTAGGACTTCTTTGCATTTCACCTCTCTATGGTCAGATGGATCATTCTAAGATGCAGCAACAAAAGAATGATCAGATGGATATGCAAATGGATTCTAAGATGAAAAATATGCCTATGCAAAATCATAAGCACAACAATCAAAGGGAAGAAAATAGGCAAAATATTCAAGAAAGTAGAGAAGAGACCAAGATTGAAAATCAATCTGATAAAGATAAATTAAGACATCCTTCAGTTATCACACCAAACGTAGGTTCTCTGCCATGGACGATGGATGGTAACGTCAAGGTTTTTCACCTTATCGCAGAGCCTATTCAAAGAGAATTTTCTCCAGGATTCTGGGTCAATTGCTGGGGATATAATGGCTCAAGTCCCGGCCCAACAATTGAAGCAATCGAGGGAGATCGCGTTAGAATTCTTGTGACCAATAAATTAAATGAGCCCACATCAATTCACTGGCATGGAATTATTTTGCCTAATGGGATGGATGGGGTAGCTGGTTTAAATCAGAAAGCGATTCCACCAGGTGACACATTCAAATATGAATTCACTCTCAAGCAGAATGGTACATTTATGTATCACCCTCACGCTGATGAGATGTTTCAAATTGCCATGGGTATGGAAGGGTTTTTTATTATCCATCCAAAAGATGGAGACAATCCACCTATTGATCGCGATTTTGCAATTTTCCTGCATGAGTGGCGTATTCCCATGGGCAGTAAGACTCCTATCCCATTTGAGATGTTAGATTTTAACATTTTCACTTTCAATAGTGTTTTGTATCCAAACATTGAATCTTTAGTTGTTAAAACTGGCGATCGCGTACGCATTCGTTTTGGAAATGTCATGATGGGGACTCATCCAATTCATTTACATGGCCATGAATTCCTCGTGACAAGAAGAGGAGGCAAAAGACTTCCCCCAGCTGCCCAATATAGTGAGGTGACAGTCCTTGTTTCACCAGGAGAAACAAGAGATATTGAACTAATCGCTGATAATCCAGGAGATTGGGCCATCCACTGTCATAAATCACATCATACAATGAATCAAATGCAACATGATCTTCCTAATTTAACAGGGATAAATAAACAGGGTATTGAAGAGCGCATCAAACAATTTTTCCCAGATTTCATGGGTTTAATGAACATCAATGGAATGGGAGATATGTTCGAAATGTATGGAACCAATGAGATGATGGACATGGGTTTTAAAATGAAATATCCACAAAATCTTTCTCCCATTGGCAGCCCTGGTCCATTCGGCGTCATTGAAATGGGTGGCATGTTTACGATTTTTAAAGTGAGGGATAATCTGACAAGTTATGCTGATCCAGGTTGGTACAAACATCCCCCAGGGACTGTCGCTGAATCTATTCATGGACCTAATAATGCTCAGATGCATGATGGAAAGAAAATGCAAAATACGATGATGAACCATCCTAATATGCATGGAATGCAGCATGATATGGGCTCAATGAACCATGAAACATCTAATATGAATGATATGAAGAAATTTCCACATGCTGAATTAAATAGAGAAAGCTGGTTTAGCCAAGAAGAAGATAAATTGGAGCCCCACAATCAACAGGGAAATTGGATGCAAAGCAAGCCTGAGGATAGTATGGGACATATGCATGGTGGTCATAGTATGAAAATGGGAAATATGCAAGGGATGTCTCAGGAAATGAACATGCCAAATCAAACAGAAGGTCATCAAATGCAACATATGGGGCACTAA
- a CDS encoding putative membrane protein translates to MKFLFLFCFISFGFVVFAHEGHQEQMQQKEHVQEKEEGITEKNKQSDIGGRPLTWLQWIGTLHLIFLHFPIALINMVAISELLFALFKKPMFEIFSRFMLIAAAIIAPPTALLGLIYSYSATYNGLMETFLWWHMWFGISTAIFTIAVTFTREYFGVSRLYYSCVAFLFLMINITGFFGGGMTFGPYHMHPPL, encoded by the coding sequence ATGAAATTTTTATTTTTATTTTGTTTCATTTCATTCGGCTTTGTTGTTTTTGCCCATGAAGGACATCAAGAGCAGATGCAACAAAAAGAACATGTTCAAGAAAAAGAGGAAGGTATCACAGAAAAAAACAAGCAATCTGATATCGGAGGAAGACCTCTAACATGGCTGCAATGGATTGGAACTTTACACTTGATTTTTTTGCATTTTCCAATTGCATTGATCAATATGGTGGCTATTTCCGAACTATTATTTGCTTTATTCAAAAAACCTATGTTCGAGATTTTCTCTCGATTCATGTTGATTGCTGCTGCGATCATAGCACCTCCAACAGCCTTATTAGGTCTAATTTACAGTTATTCGGCCACTTATAATGGCTTAATGGAAACCTTTCTTTGGTGGCATATGTGGTTTGGAATCTCAACCGCTATTTTTACTATCGCTGTGACATTTACTAGAGAATATTTTGGAGTTAGTCGGCTTTACTACAGTTGCGTGGCTTTCTTATTTTTGATGATAAATATCACAGGATTCTTTGGAGGAGGGATGACATTTGGACCGTACCATATGCATCCACCTCTTTAA